A genomic window from Pseudomonas cavernicola includes:
- a CDS encoding phosphoribosylaminoimidazolesuccinocarboxamide synthase, whose protein sequence is MTTPSTLSLKKIYSGKVRDLYEIDAKRMLMVATDRLSAFDVILAEPIPDKGKILTAISNFWFDKLADVVPNHFTGDKVEDVVPAAELPLVEGRAVVAKRLQPIAVEAIVRGYIAGSGWKEYQKSGTVCGIQLPAGLKEASKLPQPIFTPSTKAAVGDHDENIAFEQCEAIIGKELAAKVRDTAIALYSAAVEYAATRGIIIADTKFEFGLDEDGTLTLMDEVLTPDSSRFWPTESYVEGQNPPSFDKQFVRDWLESTGWNKEPPAPAVPLEVAQKTADKYREALTKLMA, encoded by the coding sequence ATGACCACTCCCTCCACCTTGAGCCTGAAGAAAATCTACTCTGGCAAAGTTCGGGACCTGTACGAAATTGACGCCAAGCGCATGCTGATGGTGGCCACCGATCGCCTGTCGGCGTTCGATGTGATCCTCGCTGAGCCGATTCCGGACAAGGGCAAGATCCTCACCGCCATCTCCAACTTCTGGTTCGATAAGCTCGCGGACGTGGTGCCGAACCACTTCACCGGCGACAAGGTGGAAGACGTCGTGCCTGCTGCCGAATTACCGTTGGTGGAAGGCCGTGCAGTGGTGGCCAAGCGTTTGCAGCCGATTGCGGTGGAAGCCATTGTGCGAGGCTACATCGCCGGTTCGGGTTGGAAGGAGTACCAAAAGAGCGGCACGGTCTGTGGTATCCAACTGCCGGCCGGGCTGAAAGAAGCCTCCAAGCTGCCGCAGCCGATCTTCACGCCGTCGACCAAGGCGGCAGTGGGCGATCACGATGAGAATATCGCGTTCGAGCAGTGCGAGGCGATCATAGGTAAAGAACTGGCGGCGAAGGTGCGTGACACCGCTATCGCCTTGTATAGCGCGGCAGTCGAATATGCGGCCACCCGCGGGATCATCATCGCTGACACCAAGTTCGAATTCGGCCTGGACGAAGACGGCACGCTGACCTTGATGGACGAAGTGCTGACGCCGGACTCCAGCCGTTTCTGGCCGACCGAGAGTTATGTCGAAGGGCAGAATCCGCCCAGCTTCGACAAGCAGTTCGTGCGTGATTGGCTGGAGTCTACTGGTTGGAACAAAGAGCCGCCGGCACCTGCTGTACCGCTTGAAGTGGCGCAAAAAACCGCCGACAAGTACCGCGAAGCGCTGACCAAGCTGATGGCTTGA
- the tcyL gene encoding cystine ABC transporter permease, which translates to MEASLQLALDSVPFLLKGAIYTVVLSLGGMFFGLLLGFLLALMRLSRFRVLSWSSRIYVSFFRGTPLLVQLFMIYYGLPQLGIQLEPLPAALIGFSLNMAAYTCEILRAAIASIDRGQWEAAASIGMTPAQTLRRAILPQAARTALPPLGNSFISLVKDTALAATIQVPELFRQAQLITARTFEIFTMYLAAALIYWVLASALATLQNHLEAQVNRHNQES; encoded by the coding sequence ATCGAAGCAAGCCTGCAGCTTGCGCTGGACTCCGTGCCCTTTCTGCTGAAGGGCGCGATCTATACGGTGGTACTGAGCTTGGGCGGGATGTTCTTCGGACTGCTGCTCGGCTTCCTTCTGGCCCTGATGCGCCTGTCGCGCTTCAGGGTGCTCAGCTGGAGCTCGCGGATCTACGTTTCGTTCTTCCGCGGCACACCGTTGCTGGTGCAGCTCTTCATGATCTATTACGGCCTGCCGCAACTGGGAATCCAGCTGGAGCCCCTGCCTGCGGCGCTGATCGGCTTCTCGCTGAACATGGCCGCTTACACCTGCGAAATCCTCCGCGCAGCGATTGCCTCAATCGACCGCGGCCAATGGGAAGCCGCCGCCAGCATCGGCATGACGCCTGCACAAACCCTGCGTCGCGCCATCCTGCCGCAAGCCGCCCGCACCGCCCTGCCGCCACTGGGCAACAGTTTTATCTCGCTGGTCAAGGACACTGCACTGGCTGCCACCATTCAGGTGCCGGAGCTGTTCCGTCAGGCCCAACTGATCACCGCGCGAACCTTCGAGATCTTCACCATGTACCTGGCCGCAGCACTGATTTACTGGGTGCTCGCCAGCGCACTGGCAACGTTGCAAAACCACCTGGAAGCACAGGTGAACCGCCACAACCAAGAGTCATGA
- a CDS encoding RES family NAD+ phosphorylase, whose protein sequence is MDIWQACRGAEQIKPLRGRLVRIVESQEQVATLQLVDNLAEQALLEELIESSKPPLPKSAEPLHYLLKTPFRYPPLRWGSRFGGVYEPSLFYAATRLETAMAETAYYRFVLWDGMLSPPPSGRIWSEHSSFEARYRVERGIQLQHPPFSEHQRELTDPLHYRATQALGGAMRGAGVEAFEYRSARCPLGGANVALYTPQAFTEKRPRNLTPWLCETTAAYVAFKHAQAPDTPRLFRWDDFLVEGQLPQPA, encoded by the coding sequence ATGGATATCTGGCAGGCCTGCCGCGGTGCAGAACAGATCAAGCCGCTACGCGGGCGTTTGGTGCGCATAGTGGAAAGCCAGGAGCAGGTCGCGACGCTGCAATTGGTCGACAACCTGGCGGAGCAGGCGTTGCTGGAAGAGTTGATCGAGTCCAGCAAACCGCCGCTGCCGAAAAGCGCCGAACCGCTGCATTATCTGTTGAAAACCCCTTTTCGCTATCCGCCGCTGCGCTGGGGCTCGCGTTTTGGCGGCGTCTACGAGCCCAGTCTGTTCTACGCGGCCACACGTCTGGAAACCGCCATGGCCGAGACGGCGTATTACCGTTTTGTGCTGTGGGACGGCATGCTCAGCCCGCCACCTAGCGGGCGTATCTGGTCCGAGCATTCTTCATTTGAGGCGCGCTATCGGGTTGAGCGTGGTATCCAGTTGCAGCACCCGCCGTTCAGCGAGCATCAGCGTGAACTGACCGATCCGCTGCACTACCGAGCGACTCAGGCGCTCGGTGGGGCGATGCGTGGTGCCGGAGTGGAGGCTTTTGAATACCGGTCCGCCCGCTGCCCGCTGGGGGGCGCCAATGTCGCGCTGTATACCCCGCAAGCTTTCACGGAAAAGCGTCCGCGTAACCTGACGCCCTGGCTGTGCGAAACCACCGCTGCCTACGTGGCTTTCAAGCATGCGCAGGCCCCCGATACGCCGCGGTTGTTTCGTTGGGACGACTTTCTGGTCGAGGGGCAGTTGCCGCAGCCTGCGTGA
- the rmuC gene encoding DNA recombination protein RmuC, with protein MPIDLPNLLIGLSAAAVPLLALAWQLQRRLALKQAECALIDERLSTAQLAQDGLAAQLDAYRSEVGELSETKAEQQAELAALRRETELLQVERGTACEAAQAWRAEREQKEAELRQLSAERAGLAAELREQQDSHQQRLNDLQGSRDELRAQFAELAGKIFDEREQRFAETSQQRLGQLLDPLKERIQSFEKRVEESYQQEARERFSLSKELERLQLLNQRLSDEATNLTRALKGQKTQGNWGELVLERVLEHAGLEKGREYQTQVSLKGAEGDRFQPDVLILLPGDRQVVVDAKVSLTAYQQFVAADDEPLRQQALKQHVLSLRNHLKGLSVKDYQRLEGLHSLDFVLLFVPIEAAFAAALQADSGLFQEAFEQNIVIVSPTTLLATLRVIDSLWRQERQSQNAREIAERAGALYDKFVAFIQDLDEVGSRLQQLDKAYAAARNKLSDGRGNIISRVENLKLLGARASKSLPTDLLERAAGLPHFNEAVDETVD; from the coding sequence ATGCCTATCGATTTGCCTAACTTGCTGATTGGTTTGTCCGCAGCCGCCGTACCGCTGTTGGCGCTGGCTTGGCAGCTGCAACGGCGTTTAGCTCTCAAGCAGGCGGAGTGCGCATTAATCGATGAGCGCTTGAGCACTGCGCAACTGGCTCAGGATGGCCTGGCTGCGCAGCTCGATGCTTATCGTAGTGAAGTCGGCGAACTCAGCGAGACTAAAGCCGAGCAGCAAGCCGAGCTGGCCGCCCTTCGTCGCGAAACCGAGTTGCTGCAGGTTGAACGTGGCACGGCGTGCGAGGCTGCCCAGGCCTGGCGTGCCGAGCGTGAACAGAAAGAGGCCGAGCTGCGTCAGCTGAGCGCCGAGCGTGCCGGCCTGGCTGCCGAGCTGCGTGAGCAGCAGGACAGCCATCAGCAGCGCTTGAACGACTTGCAAGGTTCCCGCGATGAGCTGCGTGCGCAGTTCGCCGAACTGGCCGGGAAGATCTTCGATGAGCGTGAACAGCGCTTTGCCGAAACCAGTCAGCAGCGCCTTGGACAGTTGCTCGATCCGCTCAAGGAACGTATCCAGTCCTTCGAGAAGCGCGTCGAGGAGAGCTACCAGCAGGAAGCCCGCGAGCGCTTCTCTCTGAGTAAGGAGCTGGAGCGCCTGCAACTGCTCAACCAGCGTCTGAGCGATGAGGCGACCAACCTGACTCGCGCCTTGAAAGGCCAGAAGACCCAAGGTAACTGGGGCGAGCTGGTGCTGGAGCGGGTACTGGAGCATGCCGGCCTGGAGAAGGGTCGTGAGTATCAGACTCAGGTCAGTCTCAAGGGCGCTGAGGGTGACCGCTTTCAGCCGGACGTGTTGATTCTGCTTCCCGGCGACCGCCAGGTGGTGGTGGATGCCAAGGTCAGCCTGACCGCGTATCAGCAGTTTGTTGCCGCCGACGATGAGCCGCTCCGCCAGCAGGCGCTGAAGCAGCATGTACTGTCGTTGCGCAACCACCTCAAAGGCCTCTCGGTGAAGGATTATCAGCGCCTGGAGGGGCTGCATAGCCTGGACTTCGTGCTGCTATTCGTACCGATCGAAGCAGCTTTTGCCGCGGCGTTGCAGGCCGATTCCGGGCTGTTCCAGGAGGCTTTCGAGCAGAATATCGTGATCGTCAGCCCGACCACCTTGCTTGCCACCCTGCGGGTGATCGACAGCCTCTGGCGCCAGGAGCGGCAGAGCCAGAACGCCCGCGAGATCGCCGAGCGGGCGGGCGCGCTGTACGACAAATTCGTCGCCTTCATTCAGGACCTGGACGAGGTCGGCAGTCGTCTGCAACAGCTGGACAAGGCCTACGCCGCGGCACGCAATAAGCTCAGCGATGGCCGCGGTAATATCATCAGCCGCGTGGAAAATCTCAAACTGCTCGGCGCCCGCGCCAGCAAGAGTCTGCCGACGGACTTGCTGGAGCGCGCGGCCGGTCTGCCGCATTTCAATGAAGCAGTCGACGAGACGGTCGATTAG
- a CDS encoding cold-shock protein: MSNRQTGTVKWFNDEKGFGFITPQSGGDDLFVHFKAIQSDGFKSLKEGQTVSFVAAKGQKGMQAEEVQVV, translated from the coding sequence ATGTCCAATCGCCAAACTGGTACCGTCAAGTGGTTCAACGATGAGAAAGGCTTCGGCTTCATCACTCCACAATCTGGCGGCGACGACCTGTTCGTGCACTTCAAAGCCATCCAGAGCGACGGCTTCAAGAGCCTGAAAGAAGGCCAGACTGTTTCCTTCGTGGCTGCCAAAGGCCAAAAAGGTATGCAAGCTGAAGAAGTTCAGGTGGTCTAA
- the tcyJ gene encoding cystine ABC transporter substrate-binding protein → MNFFALRRTFLLGSLGFVLGSSFIGNSFAAEDLLQQIKQRGSIQIGLEGTYPPFNYQDENGKLTGFEVEFAEALAKELGVKPEFQPTKWDGILAALESKRLDVVINQVTISEERKKKYDFSAPYTVSGIQVLTRKGQEGQFSKPTDLNGKKVGVVLGTNYEQWLKDNVPEADIRTYDDDATRNQDVRVGRLDAILGDRLAAFELISKTGDTLAVAGKPFAPQEAGIALRKGNPELLAAIDKAIAKLRADGTLTKISEKWFKADVTK, encoded by the coding sequence ATGAACTTCTTTGCTCTACGCCGCACCTTCTTGCTCGGCAGCCTGGGCTTTGTGCTCGGCTCCAGCTTCATCGGCAACAGTTTCGCGGCTGAAGACCTGCTGCAACAGATCAAGCAGCGCGGCTCCATCCAGATCGGCCTGGAAGGCACCTACCCGCCCTTCAACTATCAGGATGAGAATGGCAAGCTGACTGGCTTCGAAGTCGAGTTCGCCGAGGCGCTGGCCAAGGAACTGGGGGTCAAGCCGGAATTCCAGCCAACCAAGTGGGACGGCATCCTCGCCGCGCTGGAATCCAAGCGCCTGGACGTGGTGATAAATCAGGTGACCATCTCCGAGGAGCGCAAGAAGAAGTACGACTTCTCTGCGCCTTACACCGTGTCTGGCATCCAGGTGCTGACGCGCAAAGGCCAGGAAGGCCAGTTCAGCAAGCCCACAGACCTAAACGGCAAAAAAGTCGGTGTAGTGCTGGGCACCAACTATGAGCAATGGTTGAAGGACAATGTGCCGGAGGCTGACATCCGCACCTACGATGACGATGCGACCCGTAACCAGGACGTGCGTGTCGGTCGCCTCGACGCCATCCTCGGTGACCGCCTCGCCGCCTTCGAACTGATCAGCAAGACCGGCGATACGCTGGCCGTTGCAGGCAAACCTTTCGCCCCTCAGGAAGCCGGCATTGCCCTGCGCAAGGGCAACCCCGAGCTGCTTGCCGCCATCGACAAGGCCATCGCTAAACTGCGTGCCGACGGCACCCTGACGAAGATCTCCGAGAAATGGTTCAAAGCTGACGTGACCAAATGA
- a CDS encoding DUF3509 domain-containing protein, translating to MQHINIGLLEKTFHPLRVSLGNRRPDGGIVLTLADTTNVPVYSRVISSKEVNSPDVFGRVIEDVRRELSIRSGSLSTEIKKQLAENAGVMPYIPA from the coding sequence ATGCAACACATCAATATCGGTCTACTTGAAAAAACGTTTCACCCGCTCCGCGTCTCCCTCGGCAACCGCCGACCTGATGGCGGCATAGTGCTCACCTTGGCGGACACGACCAATGTACCGGTTTATAGCCGTGTTATCAGCTCAAAAGAAGTGAATAGCCCTGATGTATTTGGTCGAGTGATAGAAGATGTTCGCCGCGAGCTTTCCATCCGCTCAGGGTCTTTATCCACAGAAATAAAAAAACAACTGGCAGAGAATGCAGGTGTTATGCCCTACATACCTGCCTGA
- a CDS encoding D-cysteine desulfhydrase, translating into MISKELSRFPRLELFSAPTPLEKLAHLSAKLGRDIYVKRDDTTQFALGGNKVRKLEYLAADALRLGADTLITAGAIQSNHVRQTAAVAARLGLGCVALLENPIGSTDSNYLSNGNRLLLDLFDAQVELVDNLDNADEQLLALAERLRAEGKTPYLVPIGGSNPLGALGYVRAGVELAEQIKQTGLNFSALVLASGSAGTHSGLALALTQLLPDLPVIGVTVSRSVAAQLPKVQGLAERTAELLGISLPTGFAIELWDEYFGPRYGEPNAAALAAIKLLASSEGLLLDPVYTSKAMAGLLDGIARQRFSGNGPLLFLHTGGSPALFAYHPAASLS; encoded by the coding sequence ATGATTAGCAAAGAGCTCAGCCGCTTTCCTCGCCTCGAACTGTTCAGCGCTCCAACACCTCTGGAGAAGCTGGCTCACCTGTCCGCCAAGCTGGGTCGTGATATCTACGTCAAGCGCGACGACACGACGCAATTCGCATTGGGCGGCAATAAGGTGCGCAAGCTGGAATATCTCGCCGCCGACGCTCTTCGCCTGGGCGCGGACACCTTGATCACCGCTGGCGCCATCCAGTCCAACCATGTGCGGCAGACCGCAGCAGTTGCCGCACGCCTGGGCCTGGGTTGTGTCGCGCTGCTGGAAAATCCGATCGGCAGCACTGACAGCAATTACCTGAGCAACGGCAATAGACTGCTGCTGGATCTGTTTGATGCGCAGGTCGAGTTGGTCGACAACCTCGACAACGCCGATGAACAGCTGCTAGCTCTCGCCGAGCGCTTGCGCGCCGAAGGCAAAACGCCCTACCTGGTACCGATTGGTGGTTCCAATCCGCTGGGCGCCTTGGGCTATGTGCGTGCGGGTGTGGAGCTCGCGGAGCAAATCAAACAGACCGGCTTGAACTTCTCTGCGCTGGTGCTCGCCTCCGGCAGCGCGGGCACTCATAGCGGCCTGGCCTTGGCCCTGACGCAGCTATTGCCGGATCTGCCGGTAATCGGAGTCACCGTTTCACGTAGCGTCGCCGCACAACTGCCGAAGGTGCAAGGTCTGGCGGAACGCACGGCTGAATTGCTCGGCATCTCCTTGCCGACAGGCTTTGCTATCGAACTGTGGGACGAATATTTCGGTCCCCGTTATGGCGAACCGAATGCCGCAGCGCTGGCAGCTATCAAGCTGCTCGCCAGCAGTGAAGGTCTGCTGCTTGACCCGGTGTATACCAGTAAAGCCATGGCTGGCCTGCTTGATGGCATTGCTCGCCAGCGCTTCTCCGGTAACGGCCCACTGTTATTTCTGCATACCGGCGGCTCACCTGCGTTATTCGCCTATCATCCAGCTGCAAGTTTGAGTTAA
- the bamC gene encoding outer membrane protein assembly factor BamC: protein MKRLAGLSALAMIISSTSGCGWIWGEDGYFRDRGSDYLTERQTAPMQIPAGVDTKRLDPLLPVPRNVADSTVKGEFEVPRPQALPVQADSSEFSLQKSGEARWVMARRAPAEVWPVARQFFEDNGFRIAEERAQTGEFSTDWQRFDELSASMARRLSSRVAGVDPESQARVRVRIEPGVQRNTSEIFVVSAERPAGSTANVDFPSKSANASLEAALLDEMLASLARSAEQGGSVSLLAARDFDAPSRVSLSEDGNGNPILNLGADFDRAWSSVGRSLETADVRVDDLNRTLGVYYINLAEGAETKNKEPGFWGTLWGSAPSKEDIDARAERYQVRLTKVGDGVQVTVEKDLNTVAPADVARRVLSLIQEHLG from the coding sequence ATGAAGCGACTGGCCGGACTCTCCGCACTTGCCATGATCATCTCTAGTACCAGCGGTTGCGGCTGGATCTGGGGTGAAGATGGCTATTTCCGCGATCGTGGCAGTGATTACCTAACAGAGCGCCAGACTGCACCGATGCAGATTCCAGCGGGTGTCGATACCAAGCGCCTCGACCCGCTGCTGCCGGTGCCGCGCAATGTGGCTGACTCGACCGTCAAGGGTGAGTTCGAAGTACCGCGCCCACAGGCCTTGCCAGTGCAGGCTGACTCGAGCGAGTTCAGCCTGCAAAAAAGTGGCGAGGCGCGTTGGGTGATGGCACGGCGTGCGCCGGCAGAAGTCTGGCCGGTGGCTCGTCAGTTTTTCGAAGATAACGGCTTCCGGATTGCCGAAGAGCGCGCGCAGACGGGCGAATTTAGCACTGACTGGCAGCGTTTCGACGAGCTCTCTGCGTCCATGGCGCGGCGTCTGAGCAGCCGTGTGGCGGGGGTAGACCCAGAGAGTCAGGCCCGTGTGCGGGTGCGCATCGAGCCCGGTGTGCAGCGCAATACCAGCGAGATTTTCGTTGTGAGCGCTGAACGGCCGGCTGGCAGCACCGCCAATGTCGATTTCCCCAGCAAGTCTGCGAACGCCAGTCTGGAAGCTGCGCTGCTCGACGAGATGCTCGCCAGCCTGGCGCGCAGCGCCGAGCAGGGCGGCTCCGTCTCGCTGCTGGCCGCGCGCGACTTCGACGCACCGAGTCGGGTCAGTCTGTCCGAGGATGGTAACGGCAACCCGATCTTGAACCTTGGCGCTGATTTCGATCGCGCCTGGTCCAGCGTTGGTCGTTCCCTGGAGACGGCTGACGTGCGGGTCGATGACCTCAATCGCACCTTGGGCGTGTATTACATCAACCTCGCCGAAGGCGCCGAGACCAAGAACAAAGAGCCTGGTTTCTGGGGCACGTTGTGGGGCAGTGCGCCGAGCAAAGAAGACATCGACGCGCGCGCTGAGCGCTATCAAGTACGCTTGACCAAGGTTGGCGATGGCGTGCAGGTGACCGTGGAGAAGGACCTCAATACTGTCGCGCCGGCTGATGTGGCGCGTCGCGTGTTGAGCCTGATCCAGGAACACCTTGGCTAA
- a CDS encoding sel1 repeat family protein: MPRVTLPRPTAPVSVRPRLPLRPAFQVVGQLGHVASVKCFAVRLLKLPARQSVVVAQSRLGQLLCRDCGNTRGRRIGLELLHQAARAGGRRVQLELGRLYSQPRQHEPQQARHWLEQAAAEAKRLLNNLHPHS, translated from the coding sequence ATGCCTCGCGTCACACTCCCTCGGCCTACCGCTCCAGTCTCGGTTCGCCCACGTCTGCCACTTCGGCCAGCTTTTCAGGTTGTTGGACAGCTGGGGCATGTCGCCAGTGTTAAGTGTTTCGCTGTGCGTTTGCTCAAGCTGCCAGCCCGCCAGAGTGTGGTAGTCGCGCAAAGTCGTCTGGGGCAGTTGCTCTGTCGTGACTGCGGTAATACCCGTGGCCGCCGGATTGGCCTCGAGCTGCTGCACCAGGCCGCGCGCGCGGGTGGCCGGCGAGTTCAGTTGGAGTTGGGACGACTGTACAGCCAGCCACGTCAGCATGAGCCGCAACAAGCTAGGCATTGGCTGGAACAAGCCGCCGCGGAAGCGAAGCGGCTGCTGAACAACCTCCACCCCCATTCTTAA
- a CDS encoding antitoxin Xre/MbcA/ParS toxin-binding domain-containing protein: MSALIKALPDADTVLAKALLNTREQLGLTQQELAEIVGVHRTAITRWQDSGGLRPQSKTGELALLLIRAYRALFALFGGNLGDMRHFLRTENRHLAGVPLQQMGSVQGLVRVVEYLDAIRGKV; this comes from the coding sequence ATGAGCGCACTCATTAAAGCCTTACCTGACGCCGATACGGTGCTGGCCAAGGCCTTGCTCAATACCCGAGAACAACTGGGGCTGACGCAGCAGGAGTTGGCGGAGATTGTTGGCGTGCATCGCACTGCGATCACCCGCTGGCAGGACAGCGGCGGCTTGCGTCCGCAGAGCAAGACCGGTGAACTGGCCTTGTTGTTGATCCGTGCCTATCGGGCCTTGTTCGCCTTGTTCGGCGGCAATCTCGGCGACATGCGGCACTTTCTGCGCACCGAAAACCGGCATCTGGCGGGCGTGCCGCTGCAGCAGATGGGGAGCGTGCAAGGGCTGGTGCGGGTGGTCGAATACCTGGATGCCATTCGCGGCAAGGTCTGA
- the tcyN gene encoding L-cystine ABC transporter ATP-binding protein TcyN yields MIEVRKLSKNFKGQTVLNGIDLDVAPGEVVAIIGPSGSGKTTLLRCLNLLEEPSGGSIRVGDILIDGSRPLTKQKELIRALRQHVGFVFQSFNLFPHRTALENVIEGPIVVKKESRSVAVERARKLLAKVGLAGKEDAYPRRLSGGQQQRVAIARALAMEPDVILFDEPTSALDPELVGEVLATIRSLAEEKRTMIIVTHEMGFARDVANRVIFIDKGVIVEQGEAKALFANPREERTKQFLSKFLSQSGSQPREPASP; encoded by the coding sequence ATGATTGAAGTTCGCAAGCTGAGCAAAAACTTCAAAGGCCAAACCGTACTCAACGGCATCGACCTTGATGTGGCGCCGGGTGAAGTGGTCGCCATCATCGGCCCCAGCGGCTCGGGGAAAACCACCCTGTTGCGCTGCCTGAACCTGCTGGAAGAGCCCAGCGGCGGCAGCATTCGCGTCGGCGATATTTTGATCGACGGTAGCCGCCCCCTGACTAAACAGAAGGAGCTGATCCGCGCACTGCGCCAGCATGTGGGCTTCGTCTTCCAAAGCTTCAATCTGTTCCCCCACCGCACAGCACTGGAGAACGTCATAGAAGGCCCCATCGTGGTCAAGAAAGAGTCGCGCAGCGTCGCCGTGGAGCGGGCGCGCAAATTGCTGGCCAAGGTGGGACTGGCGGGCAAGGAGGATGCATACCCCAGGCGGCTCTCCGGCGGCCAGCAACAACGTGTCGCTATCGCCCGCGCCTTGGCAATGGAGCCGGACGTAATCCTCTTCGATGAGCCGACTTCAGCGCTCGATCCGGAGCTGGTCGGAGAGGTGCTGGCCACCATCCGCAGCCTGGCGGAAGAGAAACGCACCATGATCATTGTCACCCACGAAATGGGCTTCGCCCGCGATGTGGCCAACCGGGTGATCTTTATCGACAAGGGTGTAATCGTCGAGCAAGGCGAAGCCAAGGCACTGTTTGCCAACCCGCGCGAAGAGCGCACCAAGCAGTTTCTCAGCAAATTTCTCTCGCAATCAGGATCTCAGCCCCGCGAGCCGGCTAGCCCCTAA
- the dapA gene encoding 4-hydroxy-tetrahydrodipicolinate synthase, which yields MIAGSMVALVTPMDAQGRLDWDSLSKLVDFHLQEGTNAIVAVGTTGESATLDVNEHIEVIRRVVDQVAGRIPVIAGTGANSTREAVELTANAKSAGADACLLVTPYYNKPTQDGLYQHFRHIAEAVAIPQILYNVPGRTVCDMLPETVERLSKVSNIIGIKEATGDLQRGQEVLDRVSKDFLVYSGDDATAVELMLMGGKGNISVTANVAPRAMSELCAAAMRGDAVTARAINDRLMPLHKSLFIESNPIPVKWALHEMGLMQEGIRLPLTWLSPRCHEPLRQALRQSGVLV from the coding sequence ATGATTGCGGGCAGTATGGTGGCACTGGTCACGCCCATGGATGCGCAGGGTCGTCTGGATTGGGACAGTCTGAGCAAACTGGTGGATTTCCACCTGCAAGAAGGCACCAACGCCATTGTCGCGGTCGGCACCACAGGTGAGTCGGCCACGCTAGACGTCAACGAACACATCGAAGTGATCCGTCGTGTGGTGGATCAGGTCGCGGGGCGTATTCCGGTTATCGCCGGTACTGGCGCCAACTCCACGCGGGAAGCGGTGGAATTGACTGCAAACGCTAAAAGCGCCGGCGCCGACGCTTGCTTGCTAGTCACGCCGTACTACAACAAGCCGACTCAAGACGGTTTGTATCAACACTTCCGGCATATCGCCGAGGCGGTGGCAATTCCGCAGATCCTCTACAACGTGCCAGGCCGTACGGTTTGCGACATGCTGCCGGAGACTGTTGAGCGTTTGTCGAAAGTATCGAACATCATCGGCATCAAGGAAGCTACGGGTGATCTGCAGCGCGGCCAAGAAGTGCTGGATCGCGTCAGCAAAGACTTTCTGGTGTATTCCGGCGACGACGCGACCGCCGTCGAGCTGATGTTGATGGGCGGTAAAGGCAATATCTCCGTCACCGCTAACGTTGCCCCACGCGCCATGAGCGAGCTTTGCGCTGCGGCCATGCGTGGTGATGCTGTCACGGCTCGGGCGATTAACGATCGTTTGATGCCGCTGCACAAGTCGCTGTTTATCGAGTCCAACCCGATTCCTGTGAAATGGGCCCTGCATGAAATGGGTCTGATGCAGGAGGGTATCCGTTTGCCTCTGACTTGGCTCAGTCCGCGTTGTCATGAACCGCTGCGTCAGGCCTTGCGCCAGTCCGGCGTATTGGTTTAA
- a CDS encoding VF_A0006 family four-cysteine protein, with product MSYKVSAICFLVMAFSSGAFADDDEYNACLLQYQKDAKTNLSAYLIEYACRKTYQEGAFLLGKEKAYYECLLKNIPGVENSMAVNQIQNACRRQYLE from the coding sequence ATGAGTTATAAAGTCAGCGCTATATGTTTTCTTGTGATGGCTTTTTCGTCTGGCGCGTTCGCTGATGACGATGAATATAATGCCTGCTTGTTGCAGTATCAAAAAGATGCAAAAACAAATCTATCTGCGTACTTGATTGAATATGCATGTAGGAAGACTTATCAAGAGGGCGCTTTTCTCTTGGGTAAAGAAAAGGCATATTATGAGTGCTTGCTAAAAAACATACCTGGTGTCGAAAACAGCATGGCTGTTAATCAGATACAGAATGCATGTAGAAGGCAGTATCTCGAGTAA